One part of the Anaeromyxobacter sp. Fw109-5 genome encodes these proteins:
- a CDS encoding methylated-DNA--[protein]-cysteine S-methyltransferase, with the protein MTLREAWMESPVGALRLLSDGEALVGVTMEDRAGEPRLDPPGGRGDPLLERVRCELAEWFAGERTTFSLPLRPRGTPFQLEVWRALCEIPFGETRTYGEIAARLGRPSASRAVGAANGRNPIGIVVPCHRVIGADGTLTGYAGGMERKRWLLAHERAVRRGPGTER; encoded by the coding sequence ATGACGTTGCGTGAAGCGTGGATGGAGAGCCCCGTCGGCGCGCTGCGCCTGCTGTCGGACGGGGAGGCGCTGGTCGGAGTCACCATGGAGGACCGCGCCGGAGAGCCGCGGCTCGATCCCCCCGGCGGGCGCGGCGACCCGCTGCTGGAGCGGGTTCGGTGCGAGCTCGCGGAGTGGTTCGCGGGCGAGCGCACCACGTTCTCGCTGCCGCTGCGCCCGCGCGGAACGCCCTTCCAGCTCGAGGTGTGGAGAGCGCTCTGCGAGATCCCTTTCGGCGAGACGCGGACGTACGGCGAGATCGCGGCACGGCTGGGCCGCCCCTCCGCGTCGCGGGCCGTGGGCGCCGCGAACGGGCGGAATCCCATCGGCATCGTGGTCCCTTGCCACCGCGTCATCGGCGCGGACGGGACGCTCACCGGGTACGCCGGCGGCATGGAGCGCAAGCGGTGGCTGCTGGCCCACGAGCGGGCGGTGCGGCGGGGACCTGGCACGGAGCGGTGA
- a CDS encoding DNA-3-methyladenine glycosylase 2 — protein sequence MTLDADTCFGALAARDPRFDGRFFVGVRTTGIYCRPICPARTPRRERCVFFARAAEAEREGFRACFRCRPELAPGGGPVDAIPRLVSAAAARIQEGFLNEGSVDALAAGLGVTPRHLRRAMAAELGVTPVELAQSRRMALAKQLLHDTALPMAEVAFAAGFSSLRRFNALFQQRFGRPPSALRRAHGDGAAPASLVLRLDFRPPLDWEALLAFLAARCTAGVEQVEGGAYRRTVRLGGRTGWVSVTRDPARPTALRAEASLSLAGALMPLAARLRAQLDLDARPDAVASRLRRDPLLARALRRHPGLRVPGAFDGLDAAVRVIVGQQVSVAAATTVSGRLAAALGEPVATPFPGLDRLAPSAEAIAAAGVDAIARVGMPGARARTILELARAVAGGGLALHRGGDGEAVRAGLLELSGVGPWTAEVVAMRALGEPDAFPASDLGVLRALGASSALEAEARAEAWRPWRSYAVMHLWSRAARGGGA from the coding sequence GTGACCCTCGACGCAGACACCTGCTTCGGCGCGCTGGCGGCGCGCGATCCCCGCTTCGACGGCCGCTTCTTCGTGGGCGTGCGGACCACCGGCATCTACTGCCGGCCCATCTGCCCGGCCCGCACGCCGCGCCGCGAGCGCTGCGTGTTCTTCGCGCGGGCGGCGGAGGCGGAGCGGGAGGGGTTTCGCGCCTGCTTCCGCTGCCGTCCCGAGCTCGCGCCCGGCGGCGGACCGGTGGACGCGATCCCGCGCCTCGTGTCCGCGGCCGCGGCGCGGATCCAGGAGGGGTTCCTCAACGAGGGCTCGGTGGACGCGCTGGCGGCGGGGCTGGGCGTCACGCCGCGGCACCTGCGCCGCGCGATGGCCGCCGAGCTGGGCGTCACGCCGGTCGAGCTCGCGCAGTCGCGCCGCATGGCGCTCGCGAAGCAGCTGCTCCACGACACCGCGCTCCCGATGGCGGAGGTGGCGTTCGCGGCCGGCTTCTCGAGCCTGCGCCGGTTCAACGCGCTCTTCCAGCAGCGCTTCGGCCGTCCGCCCTCGGCGCTCCGGCGCGCCCACGGCGACGGCGCCGCGCCGGCCTCGCTCGTCCTCCGCCTGGACTTCCGCCCCCCGCTCGACTGGGAGGCGCTGCTCGCCTTCCTCGCCGCGCGGTGCACGGCGGGCGTGGAGCAGGTCGAAGGCGGCGCGTATCGCCGCACGGTGCGCCTCGGCGGCCGGACCGGCTGGGTGTCGGTCACGCGCGATCCGGCCCGGCCGACCGCGCTGCGCGCCGAGGCGTCGCTCTCGCTCGCGGGAGCGCTCATGCCGCTCGCGGCGCGCCTGCGCGCCCAGCTCGACCTCGACGCGCGCCCCGACGCGGTGGCGTCCCGGCTGCGGCGCGATCCGCTGCTCGCGCGCGCGCTCCGGCGCCACCCGGGGCTGCGGGTCCCCGGGGCGTTCGACGGCCTCGACGCGGCGGTGCGCGTGATCGTCGGCCAGCAGGTCAGCGTCGCGGCGGCGACCACCGTGAGCGGCCGGCTGGCCGCGGCGCTGGGGGAGCCCGTGGCGACGCCGTTCCCCGGGCTGGACCGGCTGGCTCCATCCGCGGAGGCGATCGCGGCGGCCGGCGTCGATGCGATCGCGCGCGTCGGCATGCCGGGCGCGCGCGCCCGGACGATCCTGGAGCTGGCGCGCGCCGTGGCCGGGGGCGGGCTCGCGCTCCACCGGGGCGGCGACGGCGAGGCCGTGCGGGCCGGCCTCCTCGAGCTGTCGGGCGTGGGCCCGTGGACCGCGGAGGTCGTCGCCATGCGCGCGCTCGGCGAGCCGGACGCGTTTCCGGCCTCGGACCTCGGCGTGCTGCGCGCGCTGGGCGCGTCGTCGGCGCTCGAGGCCGAGGCGCGCGCCGAGGCGTGGCGCCCGTGGCGCTCGTACGCGGTGATGCACCTGTGGTCCCGGGCGGCGAGAGGAGGAGGAGCATGA
- a CDS encoding YkgJ family cysteine cluster protein — translation MHEDPITRCQERLGALASGALARARGEDDLAELLAAAWAIVEEELAAGRPAGSPAPACGPGCATCCTLNVGTLALEGAVAARHLRRSVPAAELPALVANLQAFHDRVRWLEDRERIAARLACPFTDASGRCVIHPVRPLACRSVSSLDPAECRRALDEREDDDAGLVRMDWLQRALHDVARATLAEALAARGLDARCRDVSGMTAAFLADPASVEGFLGGARTIVD, via the coding sequence ATGCACGAAGACCCCATCACCCGCTGTCAGGAGCGCCTCGGCGCCCTCGCCTCCGGGGCGCTCGCCCGCGCGCGCGGGGAGGACGACCTCGCGGAGCTGCTCGCCGCCGCGTGGGCGATCGTCGAGGAGGAGCTCGCCGCGGGTCGCCCGGCCGGAAGCCCCGCGCCCGCGTGCGGCCCGGGGTGCGCGACGTGCTGCACCCTCAACGTCGGGACGCTCGCGCTCGAGGGGGCCGTCGCGGCGCGCCACCTTCGCCGGAGCGTCCCGGCGGCCGAGCTCCCCGCGCTCGTCGCGAACCTCCAGGCGTTCCACGATCGCGTGCGGTGGCTCGAGGACCGGGAGCGGATCGCCGCGCGGCTCGCGTGCCCGTTCACGGACGCGTCCGGCCGCTGCGTCATCCACCCGGTGAGGCCGCTCGCGTGCCGGAGCGTCAGCTCGCTCGATCCGGCCGAGTGCCGCCGCGCGCTCGACGAGCGCGAGGACGACGACGCGGGCCTGGTGCGGATGGACTGGCTGCAGCGAGCGCTGCACGACGTCGCGCGCGCGACGCTCGCCGAGGCGCTCGCCGCGCGAGGCCTGGACGCCCGCTGCCGCGACGTGTCGGGGATGACGGCGGCGTTCCTC